A region of the Phaeodactylum tricornutum CCAP 1055/1 chromosome 1, whole genome shotgun sequence genome:
TTGGCATGCCAGCGTATGGTGGTTCGATCTCTCAGAATGTGTACTACGCCGACAGCGACCTCTGTGATCCGtccgaagaaattgaaggcTATCCACAAACCGACTcggatggcgacgacgacgatgtaGCACCATTTCCAGCGCCCTATATTCTCATGGTTAACCGCGGAGGATGTACCTTTGTGCAAAAGGTACGGAAAAGACGACGATAAAAATGTCCTTGAACCGGCGAAGTTCTCACCTTTTTCTCATCCACAATGTTCTCGGCGACAGGTGCGCAACGCACAGCACATTGGAGCATCAGGTGTTTTGATCGCCGACGACACCTGTCTCTGTTCGGATAAAGTCTGTATGGCCAACagtgaagacgacgaggacgccTGCCAAGTCAGCGAACCCATCATGTCCGATGACGGTTCGGGTGCAGACATATCAATCCCGTCTTTCTTAATGTTCAAGATGGACTCGGAGCGAATCATTGAAGAAGTCAAGAGCAATCGACCTGTTCAGGTTGAAATGGCTTGGAGTCTTCCGAACCCTGACGATCGTGTAGAATATGATCTGTACACGTCCCCGACCGACTCCATTAGCAAATCTTTTATCCAAAGCTTTAAACAGCTTGCGGTGGCTCTTGGAGGCCGCGCGTACTTTACGCCGCATATGTACATTTTTGACGGCATAAAATCACAATGCCACGGATCGGATGGGGAGAGTCATTGCCATACTCTCTGCACCAACAACGGACGGTACGCCATATACGCCTCCAACCTAAGCTTGAGGCGACAAGAATTGGACACGCTTCTCACCCTTTCCTTTATCCTTTCCTATAGATACTGTGCCACCGACCCTGATGGTGACTTGGAACGTGGTATCTCGGGTGCTGACGTTGTCACCGAAAGCTTGCGTCGTATCTGCATCTGGAATCACTATGGCGCCCCCAACGGTATCGGAGAAATCTGGTGGGACTACGTAATCGAATTTGAACAGCGCTGTGCCGCTTCAGACTACTTTTCTGACACAGCCTGTATCCAAGAAGTGTACCACCGCGCCCAGGTTGACGGTGACATGGTCGAGCGGTGCATGACGGATAGTGGTGGAACTATAGCGGATGGGGCCAACACCAAGCTTGACTTTGAACTAAACGCCCAGACGGACCGGGGAGTAGTTATTCTGCCAACTACTTTCGTCAACACGGCTGCTATCCATGGTGCCTTGACCCCGTCGAATGTTTTTAACGCAGTGTGTGCGGGTTTCGCCGATGGCACAGCCCCCGAAAGTTGCAACACGTGCAGTTCCTGTAAAGACACGATTTTCTGTGTCGGTCAGGGGTACTGCAAAGCGAACGATTCGTCCGGTGGCCCCGCGGAAAGCGGAGTATCTGGACATGCCTTCGCGACTTCCATGCTGATTGTGATCGGGTGTTTCTCCACCTTGGGTGCGTGGTACTACAAACGCACCAAGGACGAGCTGCGAGACCACGTTCGTGGCATCATGGCCGAATACATGCCtctcgacgacaacgaaggAGACCTCGGAAATCCAATGGATTTTTCAAACAATGGCGATGCGACCACTTCACTCATGATGGGCCCGGACTCGATTTAGAAAACCTCGTGCAGCGTAGACGATACGTCCCGTCCATTTTGCATACCTCTTCTAATTAATATATACAGTCACCGTcaatttgacagtgaaacaatCACTTTGCATTGGCTTCACTGAGTAGTCTGACCGCATCTCCAACCTGGTCCTCGCTCTAATAGAGCTAGGTTTTGTGGTTTGGTCGTTCTTGGCAGATCTTATACATTGGAAGTTTGCAAATTTCAAGACTTATATATTGAAAAAACCGACCACTTTTCGTTGGGTGTGTTAGTTACTACGTAGCTAAGTAGGATTTATATAGGTGGAATCTCAACCGTGACCAGCGCGGGTTTAGGGACAGGGAACGCGGGAAAGCTTGTGCGACCAAATCATAGAGCAGCGCGAGTCGCTTTTTGCGGAGATAGACGGCACTCTCCGTGATCACAGGGTTGGTTCCTTGGGAATCATCCAAAAAATCTCGCTGTCCGGCAAATAAGGCGAGAAGATCACGATGGTCTCCATCAAAGCTGTCCTGATTACCCTGACTGGACTTAGATTGAAGCATGTTACTGCAGTCTCAGCATCCGGTAGTCGCCTGCAGGTTCAGGTACGTCTCCGAGAGCGTAAATTCGTATACGCACCATTGCGGTtgtgctgactgtgaaaaccGTTCCTTGCGCTCGCCCCAGATTCCCAGTGCTCTGAAAAAAGAAGGTGGCTATGAGCACCGTGAAGCTCTTTTCGGAATCCCCCCATACGGTGGATCCATTCAACAGCAAGTGTACTACGCGGACTCGGCGTTGTGCGATGCCCGGGTCGACGCGACCGGCGGTTTCCCACAGCGCGCTGACAACACACCCTGGAAGACCCCCTTTATTCTCATGATCGATCGCGGCGTGTGCAGCTTTGTCTCCAAGGTCCGTAACGCCCAAATGGTGGGGGCCTCCGGGGTCTTGATTGCCGACAATATTTGTCAGTGCAGCGCGAAAGATTGTCAGAACGAACCTACGCACAATGATTGTGACGGGAACGAACCGGCCGcaaacgacgatgatgaaacCGGCAACGATGCAGCCGGCAATGACGATTGTCAAAATAGAACTCCAAGCAACCAGTGCGAAGCTACAGAACCGATCATGGCCGACGATGGATCCGGCGGCGATGTTTCCATCCCGGCTTTTCTGCTTTTCAAACAAGATGCGGACCCAATCAAGGCAGCCTTGAAGCTGAATCAAATCGTTCGGGTGGAAATGTCGTTTCCTCTCCCGGCGCCCGATAGTCGTGTCGAGTACGATTTGTGGACTACACCGGTGGACTCCGTGAGCCGGCCGTTTCAGTCTTCGTTCAAAGAGGGCGCTGAGGCCCTGGGGAAAGACGCCTTCTTTACTCCCCACATGTATATTTTTGACGGTATACGGGCCGGATGTCAAGGCTTTAATGGGGAAAACGAATGTGTAAACCTCTGTACCAACAACGGACGGTACTGTGCCACTGATCCAAATGGCGATTTAGATTCCGGCGCTTCAGGAGCAGACGTGGTCAAAGAAAGTCTGCGCCGATTGTGTATTTGGCAGAGCTACGGAAAGGATGGTGTCGGTCGGGAGTGGTGGGACTACACGAAGGAATTTGTTTTCCGATGCGACAATCCGGACAAAGCCTTTTTCAACAACGAAGAATGTGCTGTGGACGCGATGGCTCACGCAGGTGTAGACGCCAATACGGTGGATCGCTGCATGTCCGACTCGGGGGGTCTGGAGCAGGATTCTACCAATACCCTACTGGAAGCTGAACTGTCAAATCGTCAAGCTTCGGGTGTTGGTTTGATTCCGTCTTTGTTTGTAAACCAAGCTCCAGTGCGTGGCCAACTTTCGTTTGCGAATACCTTCAAGGCTATCTGTGCTGGATACGCACCCGGTTACGAGCCAAGTGTCTGCCAAAAGTGCATGACCTGTCAAGACGAGGAAGGCTGTGTAACAAAAGGTCGATGTGAAGGCGCGGCTGGCATACAAAGCCGCGGCGTTTCGGCGTCTACCTTCGTCAGTGCCATGGGAATTCTCACTCTTGTGTTTGGATCTCTAGGCTTCATACAGTTTCGCCGGCAGCAAAGGGCTATGCGAGATCAAGTGAGAGGTATCATTGCAGAGTATATGCCGGTAGATGAGAatcaaaagcaaatggaCAACTCCGTTGGAATTAAAGAGTGAGTTTACCATAAGTTACATTAGTTCGATATATTTATGCATGCAGATGATAGACCAACATACTGTCGCCTATCGCCGACTTTTTTGCATGGACGAAAATCGGGGATTCTTAAGCGTGTCAAGATAGATACAACGCAAGCACATTGTTGTTCTTCATCTGTAGAAATATTCGTTACTTTATTCGAATCAAAAACACGCTGAAGCGAGATTTGTTTCGAGGGAACCAACAAGACTGCACCTTTCCGTATCTGGCTAGTTGCAAAAGTGTTTTACCGAGATCAaaaattgactttgaagtAAACACACGTGATCGCTCTGAGGCAGGAACGGATACGATTTGTCACTcgtctcgtcgtcgcctCAACAGATATTATGTTTTCCACTCAGTCGGTGGAAGTGAGTCTGGGTGTTCCCTGCCGAACACTTGCGGCGGTGCGGGCGGATCGAGACGACAACTATTTCCTTGTTGGATCATGCTCGGTCCAGCAACCCAATACCCTGCAGGTCGTTCGGTTCCACATTGAAATGAACGATTTAAGTATTACAGCTTCCATTCCGCACGAGACAGGACCAGTTGGTGTTATTGCAACGAGTCCTTGCGATCCATTGCAGGTTTTAACAGCTGTAGAGCAAGAAAGCACAGCTGTGCTTTGGAAGATGCCAGCGAATTCCCAGGAGTCTACGGACAACATCGAAGACGACAATGATGGCTATAACTCCGATCGGTCAGGTACAATGGAGATGGAACAACTTACTAGACTAGAAAATCATGAAGGCTCTGCAGTCGCGAGCATGGCGTGGAGAGACAGCTCGGAAGATATGTCACCCTCGACCGGCGACGTTGCGATCGCGGATGGAAACGCTCGAGTCACTCGCTGGGATTTATCAGGTGGGGCAGGGCAGCTGGTACGCTCCCACGAGGGTTCGCCGACTAGCTTACTGCAGGCTCCCCGTGTTGTTTGGGACCCGCACGGGAACGGTGATGCTTTGGCTGTTTCCAGAGCTGGCGAGGTTCACATTTTGGACTGGCGAACGGATACATCTGTGCCGAACGGAAATGTCGAATCTTTCCTGGCTCATCGCCTTGGACTTTGTGACATGGACTATAATCCGAATAAGCCGTACGTCCTGGCAACAGCTGGGAGGGACGGGCTATTGAAGTTTTGGGACCTCCGAGCAGCAAAACACCCCTTGCTTGTTTCTCGCGGTGGACATTCCCATTGGGTGTCGCAAATAAAGTACAATCCCTTCCATGATCAGCTCGTTCTGACGACAGGAACGGACTCGATTTCTAATCTTTGGCGAATCAGTACAATTTCGAGCGCTCCACTTTTGACGATGcacgatgatgatgacaaaCTATCCGAAACTTCGGCAGCCAATGTACGCGTCAGTCGACACGAGCACAGTGAGGCGGTTTACGGAGCCAGCTGGGGTGCTGCCGATGCTTGGATCTATGCGTGTGTCGGCTACGACGGCAAGTTTGTTTTGAACCATGTGCCTAGTAAGGAGAAATACAAGATTCTACTTTAGAGCCTTACTTTATGCTTTTGCATTATTCTACTCCAAACGCTACCGGAATGATTTTCCATTCTCCAATACCTCGGCTAACAATGACAGCACATTACAAAATACGCACAATCGGCCGAGGTGATCGATGATTCGATATAGCAACCAACTTTCCGTTTTTCATATCGGGGAAGGCGGATTTCGCGTGTCTAATTGACAATCGGGATCAATCCGTGACAATGAGAAAAATAATCGAAATAGGATTTTATTTTTCTAAATAAGTCTGTGACAGAGTGACTGGACAGAAAAGTATAATTAGCAAAAATTCAACGCCTGAAACAAAATACGTTCGTGCGTCCATTTTTCTCCCACAAGACTCGCATGTCGAGTTTCACGCCCGATTCTGTTGTGTTCACGGAAAGAAAATTAACAAGTGAGCTATCGAAAACGGAGGGCCGTGACACACACTCACGAGTTTCCATCGGACGCATCCCTTGGGGCTGGAGAAAGGCAACTGAATAGTAGCTGTGAacgaaaaccaaaaaaacaACATTAACGCCGCAGAAAGGGGAGTCGGAATTTCCAAGGAGCACTTGTTCTAGCTAGCCAGGGATTCACACTTAGCCTTTCGAAAGCGTCCGTGAGGTTTTCTCCCGAAAGGGTGGAAAGTTGCGCTAGCCGAAACTTCCATCACGATGAAATTCAGAAGGTCatcgaaaagcaaaagttcGAAGGAGAGCGATCCCAGTATGGAGCAAGCGCCGAAAATCGTATCCATCACTCCTGCTCCTTCTCATGTCCTGCATTCGCCCAGAAAGGCGGATCTTTTCGACTCGCACCTTGCGAAAGTCTTTGCGAATGGGATTTCGGTGCCCGTAGATCCGGACGGCCGGATTCAGCATCATCGTGAACTGGCAAGAGACTTGAGGCGCAGGTCATCCTCAGCTCAGAGATCTGTCCAACAACTGACTATGCCGTATTCTAGCTATCATTCCCGTTCTTCCAGAGCGAGAAGCATCGAGCGTGGTGGTTCTCGGTCTGGTGGTCATCCTCCAGAGGTCCAAAATTTTCAGCCACAACAGTACATCACAAGTTCCGTCCACAACCGAGACCGAAGCTGGCACGCTCATTCTATGCCTTCGCTTCCATACAAAGAAGATGTATACAACGGATATCGTAATGTGCAGCACCAGAATGCTACTGCGTATGATGCTTACGCAGACTGTAGACTAAGACAACGGAGTAACGGTCGCAGTCGGAGCACAGAGAGAAGGAGCCGTCCACAAAGTTATGACCATTCACGAAGCCACGAAGAAGATATAGCGCAGCCCGGCGAACTTCCGATTCATCATGATGGCCCAGTGGAAGATCCCCGGCAGTCTAATTTATTGTATTCGGAGCCGCCTTCGGATGATTCCAATGATCGGTCGTTGGGGAAAAAGCGAAAACCCAAAATGGAGAAAATTCAAGAACTGAAAGCGAAAAACGATTTGTACAAGGAAGAATTCAAGAGGGTGCAAAAGGATAGAAAGAagctgaaaaaggaagtTGAATATAAGAAGAGCGAAATTGCCTCGCTAACAAATGAGATTGATTCTCACATTGAGGAGACTTCCGTCCTCAAACGGAAGCTATCAGAAGCGTTGCAGGAATTGGATAGGACGGATCTCAGCAGCCGCAAGGATAAGAGCAATCTTGTGCGAGTCAACAAAGAGCTCGTAGAAAGCAGAGAAGAGCTAGATGCTTTAAGAACGCGCATTAAAGAATTGAACAATGATATTGCAACGCTTCACGATGCCGTGAAACGGAAAGATGCCCAAATTGATTCACTCACAACTGAAGTAACAGAACAAACAGGCTTGATCGAAGCGCTCAGGAACGAGAATAGACTCGAAGCAAATGGGAATCAGTATTTGTTTACTAGAATAAACGAAGAGAAAATACAGGGATTGTTGGAGGAAAATAAGAATATACAGAAGGAACTGGGCTCGACGTTGGAACGTGCTGCTGCTATGGTAAAGGATCGTGAAGATGCAATTGCAGATCTGCTCAAAGAAAACGATGAGATAAAGAAGCAGCTTTTGGGTAACTGTCAAGCGCAAGAGTTGCGACCAATGGTTTCTGCGGATGATCTGGAAGAACTAAAAGACAACCTTGACAACACACATCGGGCACTAGAAGAAGCACAAGATCGAAATCTTGTATTGGAGGAGGAAATTGAAGGCTGGCTCGCTCGTGGCGGATCTATGGAGAGCGAAATGGTAAGGCTTCGTGATGAAGTCCTCTCTTGGAAGCAGAAGGCCGCAGCTTCGCAAGACTCTGTGGCAATCGTTGAAACTAGCGCAGAAGAAGCGATGGTAGAAGCCCAAGCAGCTCGAAAAGCACTTGCGGAACTTGAAGAAATTCATGCAAACAGTCTTGCCCGAGCAGAGATTCAACACAAAGCTGCCATGAGCAAAGCCGAAGAGCGTCTTATGGAAGCATTgatggaagcaaaaaaaGCAAATGATCGAGCTGAAAATACGAAGTTGGCAACCGAGAGACTAGAGACCGATACATCCAACTGCGAAAATATGCCCCACCAAGTTGAACCTAGTGACGATCATGCGCGCCAAGCGATGCTTCTAGAGCAGGCAGTTGCTTATCGTCGAAGCAAGACGGGAGTCGCGAACAAAAAGGGATGGTTTTCTGGTCTTGGGATaaacgatgaagaagaactgACCGAGGACCAGAAGCGAATAAAGGAACTGGAAGCTATTAATACAGACCAAAATGAAGAAATTCAGAAGCTGAAGAGCGAATTAGTCCGATTGAGATCAAGCTACAACGAAGCCACGTATactacaaagaaaaagattgAGCGATTGGAACATGAAAATGAGGCTTACTCCTTGAAGGTATCTGCCCTAGAGCAAGCATCGAACGACATGGAGGAGACAACAACGTATAATGTTGCAAATTGACTTTACAGGTGTCATTGTCAACCTATCAGTTCTACACTCCACTCTAATTGATCACAGTTTTACCTCTCAAGCTCATTAGCATTACAGTATTTTTGGATAGTTGAGAGGAAGAATAAAAATACGTGTGGATCCTAGTCACTCCAAGAAGGTCCAATAGAATACTTACGACTTTTCGATATCTATTGAAATAAGTGAAACGCGAATGATTGTTAGTCGACCGAATCTCTCTTCTGAGTCAATAGTTTGTATGGCGAGGTCCAAACAAACCTTCGGTCATAGTCGAGTCACGCGTCAATGACTCCCAAAGAAACATTTATTGAGTGACTTGGATACACAGGAAGAGGAACGTGTGCTACGGGTCTAACGTCCGTTCACATATCCAATGTGGCTCACTGAACGAATCCGGCGGCAGGAAACCTTTCATATAGAAAGGAAACGACTGACCAATCGATTGGTAGGTATCCTCACCTCGTATGCGCTAAGGGCGAGTACTTGACAGTTCAACATACAACTACCTATCACTATGAATACCGTCGTATCAACCCGGATGAATACAGCCTTTGTATACCAGGAGGAGGACAATGTGGAGTCACCAGCCCCAAATCCAGAGGTTTCGAGGGACCCAGTGATTCCGACGCCTAGTCCGCCGATCAAAGTGATGTCCCGAAGCGAGGCAATCCGCGCCCGACTCCGCGAGAAAGAGAAGCGCCTTAGCTCTTTGGTTCGTGGTTCCAACGAAGATGGCACGGGGagctttctttgccaaatGGCTTCCGTCAAAGATAGCTTGAAGAAAGTTGAAGACGAAAAGTCGGA
Encoded here:
- a CDS encoding predicted protein — translated: WDPHGNGDALAVSRAGEVHILDWRTDTSVPNGNVESFLAHRLGLCDMDYNPNKPYVLATAGRDGLLKFWDLRAAKHPLLVSRGGHSHWVSQIKYNPFHDQLVLTTGTDSISNLWRISTISSAPLLTMHDDDDKLSETSAANVRVSRHEHSEAVYGASWGAADAWIYACVGYDGKFVLNHVPSKEKYKILL
- a CDS encoding predicted protein; this translates as MTLFRLAIFAVFATSVQGKTNEDQKATSKLMVHIPHMLYKSAGYDHREALFGMPAYGGSISQNVYYADSDLCDPSEEIEGYPQTDSDGDDDDVAPFPAPYILMVNRGGCTFVQKVRNAQHIGASGVLIADDTCLCSDKVCMANSEDDEDACQVSEPIMSDDGSGADISIPSFLMFKMDSERIIEEVKSNRPVQVEMAWSLPNPDDRVEYDLYTSPTDSISKSFIQSFKQLAVALGGRAYFTPHMYIFDGIKSQCHGSDGESHCHTLCTNNGRYAIYASNLSLRRQELDTLLTLSFILSYRYCATDPDGDLERGISGADVVTESLRRICIWNHYGAPNGIGEIWWDYVIEFEQRCAASDYFSDTACIQEVYHRAQVDGDMVERCMTDSGGTIADGANTKLDFELNAQTDRGVVILPTTFVNTAAIHGALTPSNVFNAVCAGFADGTAPESCNTCSSCKDTIFCVGQGYCKANDSSGGPAESGVSGHAFATSMLIVIGCFSTLGAWYYKRTKDELRDHVRGIMAEYMPLDDNEGDLGNPMDFSNNGDATTSLMMGPDSI
- a CDS encoding predicted protein, whose amino-acid sequence is MKFRRSSKSKSSKESDPSMEQAPKIVSITPAPSHVLHSPRKADLFDSHLAKVFANGISVPVDPDGRIQHHRELARDLRRRSSSAQRSVQQLTMPYSSYHSRSSRARSIERGGSRSGGHPPEVQNFQPQQYITSSVHNRDRSWHAHSMPSLPYKEDVYNGYRNVQHQNATAYDAYADCRLRQRSNGRSRSTERRSRPQSYDHSRSHEEDIAQPGELPIHHDGPVEDPRQSNLLYSEPPSDDSNDRSLGKKRKPKMEKIQELKAKNDLYKEEFKRVQKDRKKLKKEVEYKKSEIASLTNEIDSHIEETSVLKRKLSEALQELDRTDLSSRKDKSNLVRVNKELVESREELDALRTRIKELNNDIATLHDAVKRKDAQIDSLTTEVTEQTGLIEALRNENRLEANGNQYLFTRINEEKIQGLLEENKNIQKELGSTLERAAAMVKDREDAIADLLKENDEIKKQLLGNCQAQELRPMVSADDLEELKDNLDNTHRALEEAQDRNLVLEEEIEGWLARGGSMESEMVRLRDEVLSWKQKAAASQDSVAIVETSAEEAMVEAQAARKALAELEEIHANSLARAEIQHKAAMSKAEERLMEALMEAKKANDRAENTKLATERLETDTSNCENMPHQVEPSDDHARQAMLLEQAVAYRRSKTGVANKKGWFSGLGINDEEELTEDQKRIKELEAINTDQNEEIQKLKSELVRLRSSYNEATYTTKKKIERLEHENEAYSLKVSALEQASNDMEETTTYNVAN